One window of the Labilibaculum sp. genome contains the following:
- a CDS encoding transcriptional regulator: MKELLKDLNKAFENRIRLGIMSALVVNDYLDFNALKNLLGVTDGNLASHLKSLEKSGYIRVQKEFMDRKPNTKYSASDEGKQAFIKHIKAIEQLLK; the protein is encoded by the coding sequence GTGAAAGAACTGCTTAAAGATTTAAATAAAGCTTTTGAAAACCGAATCCGGCTGGGAATCATGTCGGCTTTGGTGGTAAACGATTACCTCGATTTTAATGCCCTTAAAAACCTGTTGGGCGTTACTGATGGTAATTTAGCGAGCCATTTAAAGTCGCTTGAAAAAAGCGGGTACATTCGTGTACAAAAAGAGTTTATGGATCGGAAACCCAACACTAAATATTCTGCTTCGGATGAAGGCAAACAGGCCTTTATCAAACACATAAAGGCCATAGAGCAACTGCTTAAATAA
- the creD gene encoding cell envelope integrity protein CreD, with protein sequence MNNTQSPFDKVNSWIKNSVGLKLGTITILMLLLLIPASMIKSIISEREMLNQSVLNEVSQKWAGKQQINGPILTIPLTYEHSSEDNKTITETKYLYILPEKININGDIEPEKLKRGIYEVVVYKSILDFKGQFKPNTKIDQNGLKEINYDKAFLTVGISDLRGIKDQITLNWGNQKLDVQAGSKLSEMVSSGISIDLPDLREQINSTIDFSFQLNLQGSQNLSFIPLGSTTKVKLSSTWSSPSFNGNFLPDNREVSDEGFSADWKILQLNRNYPQTWIDKNMRNEMLYSALGVDLIMPLDDYQKSMRSSKYAVMTIALIFLVFFLVEILNGRKIHPFQYTLVGLALCLFYILLISISEHSNFNIAYLISAGITSLMILIYAKSVFKSGKFTGVLTATILGIYGFLFVTLQLADYALLMGSIGLALILGVTMYFTRNINWYKLNMKTE encoded by the coding sequence ATGAACAATACCCAATCACCATTCGACAAAGTAAACAGCTGGATTAAGAATTCGGTTGGACTAAAACTAGGTACCATCACCATTTTAATGCTCTTACTGCTGATTCCTGCCAGCATGATTAAATCAATCATCAGCGAAAGAGAAATGCTCAATCAGTCGGTATTAAACGAAGTCAGTCAAAAATGGGCTGGCAAACAGCAAATTAACGGCCCAATCCTAACAATACCTTTAACTTACGAACACAGCTCTGAGGATAATAAAACAATTACGGAAACGAAATATTTATACATACTACCCGAAAAGATTAACATAAACGGAGACATTGAACCGGAAAAACTAAAAAGAGGAATCTACGAAGTAGTCGTATACAAAAGTATTTTAGACTTCAAGGGTCAATTTAAACCAAATACCAAAATTGATCAAAATGGATTGAAAGAAATTAATTACGACAAAGCTTTCTTAACTGTTGGAATATCGGATCTTCGAGGCATAAAAGATCAGATTACCCTGAACTGGGGGAATCAAAAACTGGATGTACAAGCCGGTTCTAAACTAAGCGAAATGGTCTCCTCCGGCATAAGTATCGATTTGCCTGATTTGAGGGAACAAATCAACTCAACTATTGATTTCTCATTCCAATTAAATTTACAGGGAAGCCAGAACCTTTCCTTTATACCGCTAGGCAGCACTACAAAAGTGAAACTATCTTCCACCTGGTCTTCGCCAAGTTTTAATGGCAACTTTCTTCCCGACAACCGAGAAGTAAGCGATGAAGGTTTTTCTGCCGACTGGAAAATTCTGCAACTAAACCGAAACTATCCACAAACATGGATCGATAAAAATATGCGAAACGAAATGCTGTATTCAGCCTTGGGTGTTGATCTGATTATGCCTCTGGACGATTATCAAAAATCCATGCGCTCCTCCAAATATGCAGTTATGACCATTGCCTTAATATTCTTGGTATTCTTCTTAGTCGAGATTTTGAATGGACGGAAAATTCACCCATTTCAGTACACTTTGGTTGGTCTGGCTCTTTGTCTTTTCTACATCTTACTGATATCCATATCGGAGCATTCAAATTTTAACATTGCCTATTTAATTTCAGCAGGCATAACATCACTGATGATATTAATTTATGCCAAAAGTGTATTTAAATCTGGCAAATTCACAGGAGTTTTAACAGCCACCATACTGGGTATTTACGGCTTTTTATTTGTCACCCTGCAATTAGCCGATTATGCTTTATTAATGGGAAGTATTGGCTTAGCATTAATACTGGGAGTCACCATGTACTTCACTAGAAATATTAACTGGTACAAGTTGAATATGAAGACTGAGTAA